The Bacillota bacterium nucleotide sequence TCGCGCCCTGTTCGATGACCGGGAGGTCCAAAACGACAGACTCGACCGAATTGAAAGCAAACTCGACGACATCTCTACCGACACCCGCTACCTTGTTGCAAGGGTCGCCAAACTCGAGAAATCGGCCAAGTAGTTTGGCCCACTCGCCCCTACTACAGTATCTATTTGGCAAGGAGCAAACACGTTGAATCGCCATCCCTTGCCGTTACTTTTTCATCCAGGTTTCCCTTGATGTTGTGTATTTTCTGCCGCGCCCATCGACCACCAGATAGAAGAGCTCGAGCGTACCGGCATCCCACCTAGAGAGAAGGACTACGACATCGGCGACGAAGAAGGGCGCCTTGTCACGGTTCCCGACTTCGCCTGGCCAGATGTGAGGTTGGCCGTCTATTGCGACGGCTTTGCGTATCACGGCAACCCGGACACGCTGGAACTTGACAGCCAGGAAGCGCAACTACCTCCAGACCCGCGGCTGGCTGGTCTTCACCTACTGGGGTGGGGCCGCACGATCCTCAAAAACCCGGACGCGTGTGCTCGGGAGGTGGCCGAGGCCTACCGAACACGGCGGAGAGCGAAAATCTGACAGCATGGCGCTGCTGGAGGCCGGGATCGAGCGGGTGGCCGAATTCGCGGAGCGCATCATGAGGATGCTGGGGAGGAGGTCAGCGTGAGAAAGAGTGCTGCACCTGAATGGTCACCCCTGGAGGAGCTGGTGCCCATAGACGTGTTCAAATCTGAAGTGCTGGTCTGGGCACAGCGTGTCGGGGTGATACCGAAGGAGATCAACGTGCCGCCTATGAAATGTAAATAGGGGCAGATTTTGACTTGCTGGGATGGCAACGAAGGTGGGAACCTCGGGAATTACCAGGAAGCGGCCAAGGTGTTTGAAAGGTATCTGGCTGCCAGGCCCGACGACTATGTGGCCAAGGCAAACTACGCCAACACCCTCGGACTCGGACTCCTGCGGGAGTATGAGAAAGTGATCGAAGTCTTGCAGTCCTTGCCAACAGAGGTAGAGCAGGAGCTGGTAGTCATCAACGCCCTGGCTTCAGCCTTTCTAGGCTTGAACAAGCCTGAACTTGCCCTCGAGGTTTTGGAGAAAGGCTCCAGCAACAAGCGAAAGATGACCGATGAACACATGAAGTTGTTCCGGTACCTATTGGGTGTGACTTATAAAGAACTTGGGGAGGTGAAGAAGGCGATCCAGCAGCTCAACAAGGTCTACATTGAGGATGCCGAATATGCTGATGTCAAGGAACTCCTGGAGGAGCTCAGTGGGGGTAAGACAACGGGAGGAAGCTAGGTTGCGCCGATAGCCAGTCAACAAAAGAATCAGGAGGGTTATGGCCATGCGTGTATTCCGGAGCATACTCGTGGGTGTTGCCGTTTTCCTCAGTCTTGCAGGGCTTGCCTTCGCTGTCTCACCGATACGTATTGTGGTAAACGGGATAGAGTTGAGCCCGGCCGTCC carries:
- a CDS encoding tetratricopeptide repeat protein, which codes for MTCWDGNEGGNLGNYQEAAKVFERYLAARPDDYVAKANYANTLGLGLLREYEKVIEVLQSLPTEVEQELVVINALASAFLGLNKPELALEVLEKGSSNKRKMTDEHMKLFRYLLGVTYKELGEVKKAIQQLNKVYIEDAEYADVKELLEELSGGKTTGGS